The following are encoded together in the Candidatus Babeliales bacterium genome:
- a CDS encoding DUF502 domain-containing protein: MKIVKKLHDIGSFFRSLFLNGLFTIIPIALTVFVIKFTYDFAFRLLEPLREFGPESFHRMYGSEFIVVTVFILLLGFVLKIVIVHSVVHYFERLIVKIPFIRIVYSSAKMLVDFFRMSKKGNVKSREVVLITYPRPGNYHLAFLLEPADDSYQKIIPNHLKKTPDERFYKVFMPNSPNPTTGYFFILPESDLIHTNITFEEAVKTLVSCGLITPESLINYQPGEQQK, from the coding sequence ATGAAAATTGTTAAAAAGTTACACGATATTGGATCATTTTTTAGATCGCTTTTTTTGAACGGTTTATTTACGATTATTCCTATTGCGCTTACGGTATTTGTTATTAAATTTACTTATGATTTTGCATTTAGACTTCTTGAGCCATTGCGTGAATTTGGGCCAGAGAGTTTCCATCGCATGTACGGTTCAGAATTTATTGTTGTTACCGTCTTTATTTTGTTACTTGGTTTTGTGCTTAAGATTGTTATTGTGCACAGTGTGGTGCATTATTTTGAGCGTTTAATTGTTAAGATACCTTTTATTCGCATTGTCTATTCTTCAGCAAAAATGTTGGTAGATTTCTTTAGAATGTCTAAAAAAGGTAATGTAAAGTCTCGTGAAGTGGTGCTGATTACGTACCCACGTCCGGGCAATTATCATTTGGCTTTTTTACTTGAACCGGCAGATGACAGTTATCAAAAAATTATTCCTAATCACTTGAAAAAAACGCCCGATGAGCGTTTCTATAAAGTTTTTATGCCTAACTCTCCAAATCCAACAACCGGGTATTTTTTCATTTTGCCTGAAAGCGATTTGATTCATACCAATATCACCTTTGAAGAGGCGGTAAAAACGTTGGTTTCGTGCGGCTTGATTACGCCAGAATCATTGATCAATTATCAGCCAGGCGAGCAACAAAAGTAG
- a CDS encoding LptF/LptG family permease, which translates to MVFIRYFYKRFFTAFLSISFVLSLLYNFLEFFEKLVRVQQATFWQVAYFTALNMVPTFARMWPVACWLATCLLLRELWQRGEWQTLQLLGAGRARVLTLFLSAGFILLTLAVPLYEVGVLTAVDRAETFRKETFKGGVSGRITASWLMLEEHLFCYVGFLDSGQTGAFGKDLLLVYRNPNGSLEKLITAPTFQLDYQNQEITLCDGELFVAASNEQKKLVNEVLALPSLFLRLSMQHEQPSLFVLMQRLCLYRALLAHDAWRELLLALAERVLFYVQIALYPLLTVGLFMACQHYAYVKWAAILLVYPVFAFLSLLIMCLLQAFA; encoded by the coding sequence ATGGTTTTTATTCGCTACTTTTACAAACGGTTCTTTACAGCTTTTTTGAGCATCAGTTTTGTTTTGTCGCTGCTTTACAACTTTCTCGAATTTTTCGAAAAGCTTGTGCGTGTGCAACAGGCAACGTTTTGGCAGGTTGCTTACTTTACCGCTCTCAACATGGTACCCACCTTTGCGCGCATGTGGCCGGTTGCCTGCTGGCTTGCCACGTGTTTGTTGCTGCGCGAGCTATGGCAGCGCGGTGAGTGGCAAACGCTGCAGTTGCTTGGTGCGGGCAGGGCGCGGGTGCTTACGCTTTTTTTAAGTGCGGGCTTTATCTTGCTGACGTTGGCGGTGCCGCTGTATGAAGTTGGTGTGCTCACGGCTGTTGACCGGGCTGAGACGTTTAGAAAAGAAACATTTAAGGGTGGTGTTTCGGGCCGCATTACGGCCAGCTGGCTCATGCTTGAAGAGCATCTTTTTTGTTATGTTGGTTTTTTGGACTCAGGGCAGACGGGAGCCTTCGGCAAAGACCTGCTGCTTGTCTACCGCAATCCCAACGGCTCGCTTGAAAAGCTTATTACAGCGCCCACCTTTCAACTTGATTACCAAAATCAGGAGATAACGCTTTGTGACGGCGAACTTTTTGTCGCTGCTTCAAACGAACAAAAGAAATTGGTAAACGAAGTTCTTGCTTTGCCCAGCTTATTTCTGCGACTTTCAATGCAGCACGAACAGCCATCGCTTTTTGTGCTCATGCAACGTTTGTGTCTGTATCGAGCTTTGCTTGCGCACGATGCCTGGCGTGAGCTGCTGTTGGCGTTGGCAGAGCGGGTTTTGTTTTACGTTCAAATTGCGCTGTACCCACTTTTGACTGTCGGTCTTTTCATGGCCTGTCAGCATTATGCCTATGTTAAGTGGGCTGCCATCTTATTGGTTTACCCTGTTTTTGCCTTTCTAAGCTTGCTTATTATGTGTTTGCTACAAGCATTTGCTTGA
- a CDS encoding LysE family transporter, with translation MSFWFLVSCFFIGIAVSSSVGPIFIWTFNRGARHGFFQAFPIALGAALVDGIYFSLGLLGGLKLLETSRNILLGMDIIGGIILVVLGARTIMEHQKQIQNIQVSGFFKSVSKSFLVTLFNPFTALFFMFVSVQLLPAGMLSLSTWQVAMGSTMVFGGSLCILSTVGLIASYVGNAISHRALRLVSLCTGTLFLIAGVYLLCDFVLTMIKIIRAL, from the coding sequence ATGAGCTTTTGGTTTTTGGTGTCATGCTTTTTTATAGGCATTGCCGTTTCTTCCTCAGTCGGCCCTATTTTTATTTGGACTTTTAACCGCGGCGCCCGCCATGGTTTTTTTCAAGCATTTCCCATCGCGCTGGGCGCAGCACTGGTTGACGGTATTTATTTTTCTTTGGGCCTGCTTGGCGGTCTCAAACTACTTGAAACTTCGCGCAATATTCTTTTGGGTATGGACATTATTGGCGGTATCATTTTGGTAGTGCTTGGCGCGCGGACCATTATGGAACACCAGAAACAAATTCAAAATATCCAAGTCAGCGGCTTTTTTAAATCAGTCAGCAAATCATTTTTAGTCACGCTCTTCAATCCCTTTACTGCCCTTTTTTTTATGTTTGTCAGCGTTCAACTGCTCCCTGCGGGCATGCTCAGCCTTTCAACCTGGCAGGTTGCCATGGGCAGCACCATGGTCTTTGGCGGTTCATTATGCATTCTTTCAACGGTCGGCTTAATTGCCAGCTACGTGGGCAATGCCATTAGCCACCGGGCCTTGCGCCTGGTTTCTTTGTGCACCGGTACCCTCTTTTTAATTGCCGGTGTTTATTTATTGTGTGACTTTGTACTGACTATGATTAAGATTATCCGGGCTTTGTAA